In Pseudomonas fluorescens NCIMB 11764, a single window of DNA contains:
- a CDS encoding PhzF family phenazine biosynthesis protein, translating to MQLEFHQVDAFSDRPFSGNPAMVYRLDAWLADELMQKIAAEHNLAETAFVVREGLGWHIRWFTPTTEVPLCGHATLASAYVLFEIYKEPVERLDFICKSGPLSVSREGGRFWLDFPAIVPSEVGVTLDVERALGVEVVDVLGSNELFVVLESEQAVLDCQPDMVALAKLPWPGAIVTAKGSKHDFVSRYFAPAIGINEDPVTGSTHCSLIPYWSKRLGKSSLTAFQCSKRGGELFCRLEGDRVKIGGNATLVASGTLMLG from the coding sequence ATGCAGCTTGAGTTTCATCAGGTCGATGCGTTCAGTGATCGGCCGTTCAGTGGCAACCCGGCGATGGTCTATCGGCTCGATGCCTGGCTCGCCGACGAGTTGATGCAGAAGATCGCGGCCGAGCACAACCTCGCTGAAACTGCTTTTGTGGTGCGTGAAGGGCTGGGCTGGCACATCCGCTGGTTCACTCCCACCACCGAGGTGCCTTTGTGTGGGCATGCCACCCTGGCCAGCGCTTACGTGTTGTTCGAGATCTATAAAGAACCGGTCGAACGCTTGGACTTCATTTGTAAATCCGGCCCGTTGAGCGTAAGTCGTGAGGGCGGTCGCTTCTGGCTGGATTTCCCGGCAATCGTGCCGTCTGAAGTGGGCGTGACACTGGATGTCGAACGCGCCTTGGGCGTCGAAGTGGTCGATGTGTTGGGTTCGAATGAATTGTTCGTGGTGCTGGAGTCGGAGCAGGCGGTGCTCGATTGTCAGCCAGACATGGTGGCTTTGGCCAAACTGCCGTGGCCGGGTGCCATCGTCACCGCCAAGGGCAGCAAGCATGATTTTGTGTCTCGGTACTTCGCACCGGCGATCGGCATCAATGAAGACCCGGTGACCGGTTCCACCCATTGCAGCCTGATTCCGTACTGGTCGAAACGTTTGGGCAAGTCGAGTCTGACAGCGTTTCAGTGTTCGAAACGCGGCGGGGAGTTGTTCTGTCGGTTAGAAGGGGATCGGGTCAAGATCGGCGGGAATGCGACGCTGGTGGCGAGCGGAACGCTGATGTTGGGTTAG